One window of the Hippoglossus hippoglossus isolate fHipHip1 chromosome 9, fHipHip1.pri, whole genome shotgun sequence genome contains the following:
- the LOC117767886 gene encoding Golgi-associated plant pathogenesis-related protein 1-like isoform X1, whose protein sequence is MADESFQKEFLETHNAYRAKHGAPPLTLSSDMNDSSQKWADHLLQLGVFKHSDTKNGENIYNKTGSAAVTGKEAVDAWYGEIKDYNWSSPGFGMKTGHFTQVVWKDTTKLGVGVASVGTKAYVVAQYSPPGNMNMPGYFEKNVLEKGGHVLGNNAEEEGFHGGFITFSSGRFQKVKHHVFLTNVIIKHYDFCLQLNRACLLLASSPQAEAHVYCATQTQGPCEHMSSQK, encoded by the exons aTGGCAG ATGAAAGCTTTCAGAAGGAGTTCCTGGAGACTCACAATGCCTACAGGGCGAAGCATGGTGCGCCGCCACTGACGCTCAGCAGCGACATGAATGATTCATCTCAGAAATGGGCCGATCACTTGCTGCAGCTCGGTGTCTTCAAACACAGCGATACAAAGAATGGAGAGAACATCTACAACAAGACTGGCTCCGCGGCCGTGACAG gGAAAGAAGCTGTGGATGCGTGGTACGGTGAGATCAAAGACTACAACTGGAGCAGTCCTGGGTTCGGCATGAAAACTG GGCATTTTACTCAGGTGGTTTGGAAAGACACCACTAAACTGGGCGTGGGTGTAGCCTCTGTTGGTACCAAGGCCTATGTGGTTGCCCAATATTCTCCACCTGGCAACATGAACATGCCGGGATACTTCGAGAAAAACGTCCTTGAGAAAG GAGGCCATGTGCTTGGAAACAACGCAGAGGAAGAGGGGTTTCATGGTGGTTTCATAACATTCAGTTCCGGTAGATTTCAAAAGGTAAAGCATCATGTTTTCTTaacaaatgtaataataaagcattatgatttttgtttacagttgAACAGGGCTTGTTTACTTCTGGCTTCCTCTCCACAGGCTGAAGCTCATGTGTATTGTGCTACTCAAACCCAAGGGCCATGTGAACACATGTCTTCTCAGAAGTAA
- the LOC117767886 gene encoding Golgi-associated plant pathogenesis-related protein 1-like isoform X2 gives MADESFQKEFLETHNAYRAKHGAPPLTLSSDMNDSSQKWADHLLQLGVFKHSDTKNGENIYNKTGSAAVTGKEAVDAWYGEIKDYNWSSPGFGMKTGHFTQVVWKDTTKLGVGVASVGTKAYVVAQYSPPGNMNMPGYFEKNVLEKGSGQVGKGTGSSPSGGSDKSQRKRCTLL, from the exons aTGGCAG ATGAAAGCTTTCAGAAGGAGTTCCTGGAGACTCACAATGCCTACAGGGCGAAGCATGGTGCGCCGCCACTGACGCTCAGCAGCGACATGAATGATTCATCTCAGAAATGGGCCGATCACTTGCTGCAGCTCGGTGTCTTCAAACACAGCGATACAAAGAATGGAGAGAACATCTACAACAAGACTGGCTCCGCGGCCGTGACAG gGAAAGAAGCTGTGGATGCGTGGTACGGTGAGATCAAAGACTACAACTGGAGCAGTCCTGGGTTCGGCATGAAAACTG GGCATTTTACTCAGGTGGTTTGGAAAGACACCACTAAACTGGGCGTGGGTGTAGCCTCTGTTGGTACCAAGGCCTATGTGGTTGCCCAATATTCTCCACCTGGCAACATGAACATGCCGGGATACTTCGAGAAAAACGTCCTTGAGAAAG GTAGTGGACAAGTGGGGAAAGGAACAGGCAGCAGCCCCAGTGGGGGTTCTGACAAGAGCCAAAGGAAACGTTGCACACTGCTATAG
- the LOC117767886 gene encoding Golgi-associated plant pathogenesis-related protein 1-like isoform X3 — protein sequence MADESFQKEFLETHNAYRAKHGAPPLTLSSDMNDSSQKWADHLLQLGVFKHSDTKNGENIYNKTGSAAVTGKEAVDAWYGEIKDYNWSSPGFGMKTGHFTQVVWKDTTKLGVGVASVGTKAYVVAQYSPPGNMNMPGYFEKNVLEKGA from the exons aTGGCAG ATGAAAGCTTTCAGAAGGAGTTCCTGGAGACTCACAATGCCTACAGGGCGAAGCATGGTGCGCCGCCACTGACGCTCAGCAGCGACATGAATGATTCATCTCAGAAATGGGCCGATCACTTGCTGCAGCTCGGTGTCTTCAAACACAGCGATACAAAGAATGGAGAGAACATCTACAACAAGACTGGCTCCGCGGCCGTGACAG gGAAAGAAGCTGTGGATGCGTGGTACGGTGAGATCAAAGACTACAACTGGAGCAGTCCTGGGTTCGGCATGAAAACTG GGCATTTTACTCAGGTGGTTTGGAAAGACACCACTAAACTGGGCGTGGGTGTAGCCTCTGTTGGTACCAAGGCCTATGTGGTTGCCCAATATTCTCCACCTGGCAACATGAACATGCCGGGATACTTCGAGAAAAACGTCCTTGAGAAAGGT GCCTGA